One Actinosynnema pretiosum DNA segment encodes these proteins:
- a CDS encoding ATP-binding protein, which translates to MTTGGDTPEEPTSSWLPGARDLAAEAESGAPFDLSVCVNEPIHRLGGVQSYGALLAVGADGLIEVASTTCASIIGREPGDLVGSALEALVGAEGVAAVDATLGAPTGDRGLLSLAVPEGGREFDVTVYRADGRVVLELEPPTGERPFAFSRFYPAVRAALTRLQHGRTVEDVCAAAVAEIRALTGYDRVVAYRFEGPGGPGEVIAESVSDELEPWLGLWFPATDIPPQARRLYERNWIRVIQDVDDETAALVPPALPGTSEPLDLSDSTLRTVSPFHLEYLRNIGVTSSMSVSLLREGELWGLIACHGLRPRRLGAEVRAACEFFGVTLSLQLAALQEAQASRGRDGARTALSRLVGGLEADVVRSVLESGALLAELIQADAVVLRLNGVAAPAPDSPHPPEQAALDALWAALPPLRAGQVWAAESLAEHDPALAWCAEQLSGALVLSLDGGSELVAWTRRERRASRTWATNPDEPVRLGPHGERLTPRGSSAVYRAVVRGRCLPWTAADEAVAVEFGHAVTTVALRHTTHLTGLNDELRRVNADLDTFTHVAAHEMKEPLRGISNAAAFIGEDAGEALDEVTVRRLGTIQALAHRMDELINSLLHFAQLGQADLRRVWVDLRGACERALEIAGPRLEERAVSVSLPPTGTMVSADADRLQEVLVNLLVNAAKYARDEPGRTVEVGLTDDRVVHVRDNGIGIPTTHQREVFRLFRRLHPRGTYGGGHGAGLAIVERIVSRHGGVLTLDSEPGVGTTVRFTLGPDPEEP; encoded by the coding sequence ATGACAACCGGTGGCGACACCCCCGAGGAGCCCACCTCGTCGTGGCTGCCCGGCGCCCGCGACCTGGCGGCCGAGGCCGAGTCCGGGGCGCCGTTCGACCTGTCCGTCTGCGTGAACGAGCCGATCCACCGGCTGGGCGGCGTCCAATCGTACGGCGCGCTGCTGGCGGTGGGCGCGGACGGGCTGATCGAGGTCGCCAGCACCACCTGCGCGTCGATCATCGGCCGCGAGCCGGGGGACCTGGTCGGGTCCGCGCTGGAGGCGCTGGTCGGCGCCGAGGGCGTGGCCGCGGTCGACGCCACCCTCGGGGCGCCCACCGGCGACCGGGGCCTGCTGAGCCTGGCGGTGCCGGAGGGCGGGCGGGAGTTCGACGTCACCGTCTACCGGGCCGACGGGCGCGTGGTCCTGGAGCTGGAGCCGCCGACGGGCGAGCGGCCGTTCGCGTTCTCCCGCTTCTACCCGGCGGTGCGCGCGGCGCTGACCCGGTTGCAGCACGGCCGCACGGTGGAGGACGTGTGCGCGGCGGCGGTGGCCGAGATCCGGGCGCTCACCGGGTACGACCGGGTGGTGGCGTACCGCTTCGAGGGGCCGGGCGGGCCGGGCGAGGTGATCGCCGAGTCGGTGTCCGACGAGCTGGAGCCGTGGCTGGGGCTGTGGTTCCCGGCGACGGACATCCCGCCGCAGGCGAGGCGGTTGTACGAGCGCAACTGGATCCGGGTGATCCAGGACGTGGACGACGAGACGGCCGCGCTGGTCCCGCCCGCGCTGCCGGGCACGAGCGAGCCGCTGGACCTGTCGGACTCGACGCTGCGCACGGTGTCCCCGTTCCACCTGGAGTACCTGCGCAACATCGGGGTGACCTCGTCCATGTCGGTGTCGCTGCTGCGCGAGGGCGAGCTGTGGGGCCTGATCGCCTGCCACGGCCTGCGACCGCGCAGGTTGGGAGCCGAGGTGCGGGCGGCGTGCGAGTTCTTCGGGGTGACGCTGTCGCTGCAGCTGGCCGCGCTGCAGGAGGCGCAGGCGTCCCGCGGCCGGGACGGGGCGCGGACGGCGCTGTCCCGGCTGGTCGGGGGGCTGGAGGCGGACGTGGTCCGGTCGGTGCTGGAGAGCGGCGCGCTGCTGGCGGAGCTGATCCAGGCGGACGCGGTGGTGCTGCGCCTGAACGGTGTGGCGGCGCCCGCGCCGGACAGCCCGCACCCGCCGGAGCAGGCGGCCCTGGACGCCCTGTGGGCGGCGCTGCCGCCGCTGCGGGCGGGGCAGGTGTGGGCGGCGGAGAGCCTGGCGGAGCACGACCCGGCGCTGGCGTGGTGCGCGGAGCAGCTGAGCGGGGCGCTGGTGCTGTCGCTGGACGGCGGGAGCGAGCTGGTGGCGTGGACGCGGCGGGAGCGCCGGGCGTCCCGGACGTGGGCGACGAACCCCGACGAGCCGGTCCGCCTCGGCCCGCACGGCGAGCGGCTGACCCCGAGGGGGTCGTCGGCGGTGTACCGGGCGGTGGTGCGCGGCAGGTGCCTGCCGTGGACGGCGGCGGACGAGGCGGTGGCCGTGGAGTTCGGCCACGCGGTGACCACGGTCGCGCTCAGGCACACCACGCACCTGACGGGGTTGAACGACGAGCTGCGCAGGGTGAACGCGGACCTGGACACGTTCACGCACGTCGCGGCGCACGAGATGAAGGAGCCGCTGCGCGGGATCTCGAACGCGGCGGCCTTCATCGGCGAGGACGCGGGCGAGGCGCTGGACGAGGTGACGGTGCGCAGGCTGGGCACGATCCAGGCGCTGGCGCACCGGATGGACGAGCTGATCAACTCCCTGCTGCACTTCGCCCAGCTCGGCCAGGCCGACCTGCGCCGGGTGTGGGTGGACCTGCGCGGGGCCTGCGAGCGCGCGCTGGAGATCGCGGGCCCGAGGCTGGAGGAGCGCGCCGTGTCGGTCAGCCTCCCGCCGACCGGCACCATGGTCTCGGCCGACGCGGACCGCCTGCAGGAGGTCCTGGTGAACCTGCTGGTGAACGCCGCGAAGTACGCCAGGGACGAGCCGGGCCGCACCGTGGAGGTGGGCCTGACAGACGACCGGGTCGTGCACGTGCGGGACAACGGCATAGGCATCCCGACCACCCACCAGCGCGAGGTCTTCCGCCTGTTCCGCAGGCTGCACCCCAGGGGAACCTACGGCGGCGGCCACGGCGCGGGCCTGGCGATAGTGGAACGCATCGTGTCCAGGCACGGAGGCGTCCTGACCCTCGACTCGGAACCGGGCGTGGGCACCACGGTCCGGTTCACCCTGGGGCCGGACCCGGAGGAGCCCTGA
- a CDS encoding PP2C family protein-serine/threonine phosphatase: MPANPSTPWSTRLHALWRSASDAMSTKGFSEELYFGLLSLPGACGLVGARFGLRGEVQIVRWADHDGLVTSPIGLAEQLLDWTAAHPARPTESVLTPLDELRQQSADLADRVAAIGATGLLVTWFEVSAGEWGLLGLAVSTPDVHAAPADAVGIDIVTAIRQATDVIVAADHHITERRALDDQQARDAILAEASLRMDASLDIEDTLRAVVRMAVPGLADGAAIHAERDGRMALIAVAHVDARRERRLGEHLRAGRWAGEPVVLGTDSSSWDEETRLSGLPDEVGLELMTISVLRARGRVVGMLAFFHRDGSPRRPLGAFLRDLAGRAALSIDNATLYERRRRDALSLQQHLLPTVLPDVPGLEFATTYNVADHTLEVGGDFYGAVDQSGGRVTALIGDVCGRGAPAAALTGLARHTLETVLAEGRSAQHAVRTLNDKMLRIGVTRFLTLATATFWAAESGFRVRTLSAGHPPTLLVRRDGVVRESRSTGRLVGVLPDLRLRTATDVLRPGDALVMYTDGLIEARDAEGRFFGDTDLEPTLSRLRDLPLSDLASSLIAGSGRYHIGDDAAVLAIRCTGARALRAELPPSAAGDAALAAVRGLRGDSAPAELPERLVAFLAECALEGVSAVRVAVDGDAEWARVEITGEGRVAWAELTD; the protein is encoded by the coding sequence GTGCCTGCGAACCCGTCGACCCCCTGGTCGACCCGGCTGCACGCGCTGTGGCGGTCGGCGTCGGACGCCATGAGCACCAAGGGGTTCTCCGAGGAGCTGTACTTCGGCCTGCTGTCGCTGCCCGGCGCGTGCGGCCTGGTCGGGGCCCGGTTCGGGCTGCGCGGCGAGGTGCAGATCGTGCGGTGGGCGGACCACGACGGGCTGGTCACCTCGCCGATCGGGCTCGCCGAGCAGCTCCTCGACTGGACCGCCGCGCACCCCGCGCGGCCGACCGAGAGCGTGCTGACGCCCCTGGACGAGCTGCGCCAGCAGTCGGCGGACCTCGCCGACCGGGTCGCGGCGATCGGGGCCACGGGGCTGCTGGTGACCTGGTTCGAGGTGTCCGCGGGCGAGTGGGGGCTGCTCGGGCTCGCCGTCTCGACGCCGGACGTGCACGCCGCGCCCGCCGACGCGGTCGGCATCGACATCGTCACCGCCATCCGGCAGGCCACCGACGTGATCGTCGCCGCCGACCACCACATCACCGAGCGCCGCGCCCTCGACGACCAGCAGGCCAGGGACGCGATCCTCGCCGAGGCCTCGCTGCGCATGGACGCCTCGCTCGACATCGAGGACACCCTGCGCGCCGTCGTGCGGATGGCCGTGCCCGGTCTCGCCGACGGGGCCGCGATCCACGCCGAGCGGGACGGGCGGATGGCGCTGATCGCCGTCGCGCACGTCGACGCGCGGCGCGAGCGGCGGCTCGGCGAGCACCTGCGGGCCGGGCGCTGGGCCGGCGAGCCGGTGGTGCTGGGGACCGACAGCTCCTCCTGGGATGAGGAGACGCGGCTGTCCGGGCTGCCCGACGAGGTCGGGCTGGAGCTGATGACCATCAGCGTGCTGCGGGCGCGCGGCCGGGTCGTCGGGATGCTCGCGTTCTTCCACCGGGACGGGTCGCCGCGCCGCCCGCTCGGGGCGTTCCTGCGGGACCTGGCAGGCCGCGCGGCGCTGTCCATCGACAACGCCACCCTGTACGAGCGGCGGCGGCGGGACGCGCTGTCGCTCCAGCAGCACCTGCTGCCGACCGTGCTGCCGGACGTGCCGGGGCTGGAGTTCGCGACCACCTACAACGTCGCCGACCACACCCTCGAGGTCGGCGGCGACTTCTACGGGGCGGTCGACCAGTCCGGCGGGCGGGTCACCGCGCTCATCGGCGACGTGTGCGGCCGCGGCGCGCCCGCCGCCGCGCTGACCGGGCTGGCCAGGCACACCCTGGAGACCGTGCTCGCGGAGGGGCGGTCGGCGCAGCACGCGGTGCGCACCCTCAACGACAAGATGCTGCGCATCGGGGTCACCCGCTTCCTGACCCTGGCCACGGCCACGTTCTGGGCGGCCGAGTCCGGCTTCCGGGTGCGGACCCTGTCGGCCGGGCACCCGCCGACCCTGCTGGTGCGCCGCGACGGCGTCGTGCGGGAGAGCCGCAGCACGGGCAGGCTGGTGGGTGTGCTCCCCGACCTGCGCCTGCGCACCGCCACCGACGTGCTGCGGCCCGGTGACGCGCTGGTGATGTACACGGACGGCCTGATCGAGGCCCGCGACGCCGAGGGGCGGTTCTTCGGGGACACCGACCTGGAGCCCACGCTCAGCAGGCTGCGGGACCTACCGCTGTCGGACCTGGCGTCGTCGCTGATCGCGGGCAGCGGCCGGTACCACATCGGCGACGACGCGGCGGTGCTCGCGATCCGGTGCACGGGGGCGCGGGCGCTGCGGGCCGAGCTGCCGCCCTCGGCGGCCGGGGACGCGGCGCTGGCGGCGGTGCGGGGGCTGCGGGGCGACTCGGCTCCGGCGGAGCTGCCCGAGCGGCTGGTGGCGTTCCTGGCGGAGTGCGCGCTGGAGGGCGTGAGCGCGGTGCGGGTGGCCGTGGACGGCGACGCCGAGTGGGCGCGCGTGGAGATCACTGGGGAAGGGCGCGTGGCGTGGGCCGAGCTGACGGACTGA
- a CDS encoding response regulator, protein MGRADGLTAQRLLLVVEDSEEDREAIDRALSRSHPELLLEFLPDGGDLLARLRDGSRSRPNLILLDLNMPGVDGYRLLADVRADPELASLTVVVFTSSTASADIDRCYAAGADSYVYKPVNFSLFRTVLQGAVDYWQDNPR, encoded by the coding sequence GTGGGCCGAGCTGACGGACTGACCGCGCAGCGGCTGCTCCTGGTGGTGGAGGACAGCGAGGAGGACCGGGAGGCGATCGACCGCGCCCTGTCGCGCTCGCACCCCGAGCTGCTGCTGGAGTTCCTGCCGGACGGGGGCGACCTGCTGGCGCGGTTGCGCGACGGCTCGCGGTCCCGGCCGAACCTGATCCTGCTGGACCTGAACATGCCGGGGGTCGACGGGTACCGGCTGCTGGCGGACGTGCGGGCGGATCCGGAGCTGGCGTCGCTGACGGTGGTGGTGTTCACCTCGTCCACGGCGTCGGCGGACATCGACCGGTGTTACGCGGCGGGGGCGGACAGTTATGTGTACAAGCCGGTGAACTTCTCGCTGTTCCGGACCGTGCTGCAGGGCGCGGTGGATTACTGGCAGGACAACCCTCGGTAG
- a CDS encoding RHS repeat domain-containing protein — MTGSGWLVSQSDRNGNDVTVGYASDGHVSSVTDSQARVTNFEHDAEGRPASITDPAGETYGHQAG; from the coding sequence ATGACCGGATCGGGCTGGCTGGTGTCGCAGTCCGATCGCAACGGCAACGACGTGACCGTGGGCTACGCCTCCGACGGTCACGTCTCGTCCGTGACCGACTCGCAGGCGCGCGTGACGAACTTCGAGCACGACGCCGAGGGACGTCCGGCCTCCATCACCGATCCGGCGGGCGAGACCTACGGTCACCAAGCCGGGTGA
- a CDS encoding RHS repeat-associated core domain-containing protein — protein sequence MVNGDRELLTASYRFTRSDGADTDRIQSKTVKGVTTDYGYDALGRLTSAGAGTYRLDNASNLLSGEGRGYEVNAADQYTKINDMAVAFDGAGNYKSTTNPATGFTHSPTNQVRTGDYEGARVMEFAYDTADQTQPNQITETPTGGSRVTHVFTRTALGVSEVVDNGVRSGFTRDTKGLLVGVKDGSGARYGAVTDYQGSVLALVDGGGLIAAEYTYAPYGAVTATGAAAKANPFRYLGAYQLQRGHYLLGYRVYDSAFARFRSTDPTGQEANPYNYAQGDPINRSDPTGGYSSADAAGDVLGAFVGGIVGFAFGVGTGNAILGAGIAFCFGAAISEGTVNTLEKKPTTPGDMALKCAVGLPAAVLTALGS from the coding sequence GTGGTCAACGGCGACCGGGAACTGCTCACGGCCTCCTACCGGTTCACCCGGTCCGACGGCGCCGACACCGACCGGATCCAGTCCAAGACCGTCAAGGGCGTCACGACGGACTACGGCTACGACGCGCTGGGCAGGCTGACCTCGGCCGGTGCCGGGACCTACCGGCTGGACAACGCCTCCAACCTGCTCTCCGGTGAGGGACGCGGCTACGAGGTCAACGCCGCCGACCAGTACACGAAGATCAACGACATGGCGGTGGCCTTCGACGGGGCGGGCAACTACAAGTCCACCACGAACCCGGCGACGGGCTTCACCCACAGCCCCACCAACCAGGTGCGCACCGGGGACTACGAGGGCGCGCGGGTGATGGAGTTCGCCTACGACACCGCCGACCAGACCCAGCCGAACCAGATCACCGAGACCCCCACCGGCGGAAGTCGGGTCACGCACGTGTTCACCCGCACCGCGCTCGGGGTATCAGAGGTCGTGGACAACGGCGTGCGCTCGGGATTCACCCGTGACACCAAGGGGTTGCTGGTCGGGGTGAAGGACGGTTCGGGCGCGCGTTACGGGGCGGTGACCGACTATCAGGGCAGCGTTCTGGCACTGGTCGACGGGGGTGGTCTGATCGCCGCCGAGTACACCTACGCCCCGTACGGCGCGGTCACGGCCACCGGGGCCGCGGCGAAGGCCAACCCGTTCCGGTACCTGGGCGCCTACCAGTTGCAGCGGGGGCACTACCTGTTGGGCTACCGGGTGTACGACAGCGCGTTCGCCAGGTTCAGGTCGACCGACCCGACCGGGCAGGAGGCGAACCCGTACAACTACGCCCAGGGCGATCCGATCAACCGTAGTGATCCTACGGGTGGGTACAGCTCGGCCGACGCTGCCGGTGACGTGCTCGGAGCATTTGTCGGCGGAATTGTGGGTTTCGCTTTTGGTGTTGGCACGGGAAATGCAATTCTGGGGGCTGGTATCGCTTTTTGCTTCGGTGCTGCCATCTCGGAGGGGACGGTTAATACGCTGGAGAAGAAGCCGACGACTCCAGGTGACATGGCGTTAAAGTGTGCCGTCGGCCTTCCTGCGGCTGTACTTACCGCTCTCGGAAGCTGA
- a CDS encoding SDR family oxidoreductase, whose product MVTGAGKGIGAGIARRLGAERANVVVDYAVDRGVADEVVTGIRADGGRAVAVRADVADPEQVGELFSAARAEFGVVDVLVNSAGVVVFGPIGSVGVADFRRQVDTNFLGPVLTTQAFAAQPDLSGGVIVNVSTAGTVGLPPHASVYVATKSALEAFTVVAAKELGPQGIRVLGIAPGASDTDGTRAAGFVGSAQAAATAAQNPLGRIGVPDDYAPVVAFLVSDEARWITGDVLLVSGGQR is encoded by the coding sequence ATTGTCACGGGGGCTGGCAAGGGGATCGGGGCGGGGATCGCGCGGCGGTTGGGGGCTGAGCGGGCAAACGTGGTCGTCGACTACGCCGTCGATCGTGGGGTCGCTGACGAGGTTGTCACGGGCATCCGCGCTGACGGTGGGCGGGCGGTCGCGGTGCGGGCCGACGTCGCCGATCCCGAGCAGGTCGGGGAGTTGTTCTCGGCCGCGCGTGCGGAGTTCGGGGTTGTCGACGTGCTGGTCAACAGCGCCGGGGTGGTGGTGTTCGGCCCCATCGGGTCCGTGGGGGTGGCGGACTTCCGGCGGCAGGTGGACACGAACTTCCTCGGGCCGGTGCTGACCACGCAGGCGTTCGCCGCGCAGCCGGACCTGTCGGGCGGGGTGATCGTGAACGTGTCGACCGCGGGCACCGTCGGGCTCCCGCCGCACGCCTCGGTGTACGTGGCCACCAAGAGCGCGCTGGAGGCGTTCACCGTGGTGGCCGCGAAGGAGTTGGGGCCGCAGGGGATTCGGGTGCTCGGGATCGCGCCCGGCGCCTCCGACACCGACGGGACCCGCGCCGCCGGGTTCGTCGGGTCGGCGCAGGCCGCTGCCACGGCCGCGCAGAACCCGTTGGGGCGCATCGGGGTTCCGGACGACTACGCGCCCGTCGTGGCGTTCCTGGTGTCCGACGAGGCCCGGTGGATCACCGGTGACGTGCTGCTGGTGTCGGGTGGGCAGCGGTGA
- a CDS encoding carbohydrate ABC transporter permease — protein sequence MTALREAPPDTPTTPPPPQRAGGWRAVLGYTAMTAIAALVLIPFAWMVSSSLKRDNEVFNTPIRWIPEELRWSNFAEIWDRVPFLAYLGNSALLAVVITALQVLTGSFAAYGFAKVRFPGRNALFLAYLATIAVPWQAYMVPQYIMMQKAGLTNTLWSIVLLQAFGAFGVFLMRQYYLTIPDELCEAARIDGLSEHGIYLRIVLPLSKPALASLALLTFVNTWNDYMGPFIYLTSNELWTVQLGLRSFVGQFEAEYAMIMTGAVLSVLPVAAVFLLGQRHFVEGVATTGLKG from the coding sequence GTGACCGCCCTGCGCGAAGCCCCGCCCGACACCCCCACCACCCCACCGCCCCCGCAGCGCGCCGGCGGCTGGCGCGCCGTCCTGGGCTACACCGCGATGACCGCGATCGCCGCCCTGGTGCTGATCCCGTTCGCCTGGATGGTGTCCTCGTCCCTCAAGCGCGACAACGAGGTGTTCAACACCCCGATCCGCTGGATACCGGAGGAGCTGCGCTGGTCCAACTTCGCCGAGATCTGGGACCGCGTGCCGTTCCTGGCCTACCTGGGCAACTCCGCGCTGCTCGCCGTCGTGATCACCGCGCTCCAGGTGCTCACCGGCAGCTTCGCCGCCTACGGCTTCGCCAAGGTCCGCTTCCCCGGCCGGAACGCGCTGTTCCTGGCCTACCTGGCGACGATCGCCGTGCCGTGGCAGGCGTACATGGTGCCGCAGTACATCATGATGCAGAAGGCCGGGCTGACGAACACCCTGTGGTCGATCGTCCTGCTCCAGGCGTTCGGCGCGTTCGGCGTCTTCCTGATGCGCCAGTACTACCTGACCATTCCCGACGAGCTGTGCGAGGCGGCCCGCATCGACGGCCTGAGCGAGCACGGCATCTACCTCAGGATCGTGCTGCCGCTGTCCAAGCCGGCGCTGGCGAGCCTGGCCCTGCTGACGTTCGTGAACACCTGGAACGACTACATGGGCCCGTTCATCTACCTGACCAGCAACGAGCTGTGGACCGTCCAACTGGGACTGAGGTCGTTCGTGGGCCAGTTCGAGGCCGAGTACGCCATGATCATGACCGGCGCGGTGCTGTCCGTGCTCCCGGTGGCGGCGGTGTTCCTGCTGGGGCAGCGGCACTTCGTCGAGGGCGTGGCGACCACCGGCCTGAAGGGCTAG
- a CDS encoding carbohydrate ABC transporter permease produces MPTTAPTTSPTAADRAARRRRRNRRAALVGWSFILPNFLGFALFTLVPVLAAAVLAFAEWDSYNPPRWVGLDNFARMLADQNVRVALTNTLYYAAGHIPLTLVAALGLALVLNRRVRGVGFFRTAAFFPYVTSLVAVAVVWNALFDPSSGPVNQFLGALGVTDPPGWTTSTTWSMPAVILTSAWRDMGYYMVLYLAGLQAIPAEYQEAARVDGANRWQRFVHVTLPCLRPTTFFVLVMLTIQSFKVLDLIVVMTDGGPGRSTLVLAQLVYRVGIREGEFGYSSAISLLLFALVLVVTAAQFRLNQRRHTP; encoded by the coding sequence GTGCCGACCACCGCCCCCACCACGTCGCCGACCGCCGCCGACCGCGCCGCCAGGCGCAGGCGGCGGAACCGGCGCGCCGCGCTCGTCGGCTGGAGCTTCATCCTGCCGAACTTCCTGGGCTTCGCCCTGTTCACCCTCGTCCCGGTGCTCGCCGCCGCCGTGCTCGCGTTCGCCGAGTGGGACTCCTACAACCCGCCGCGCTGGGTCGGCCTGGACAACTTCGCCCGGATGCTGGCCGACCAGAACGTCCGGGTGGCGCTGACCAACACCCTCTACTACGCGGCGGGCCACATCCCGCTCACCCTCGTCGCCGCGCTCGGCCTGGCGCTGGTGCTCAACCGGCGGGTGCGCGGCGTCGGCTTCTTCCGCACCGCCGCGTTCTTCCCGTACGTGACCTCGCTCGTCGCGGTCGCCGTGGTGTGGAACGCGCTGTTCGACCCGAGCTCCGGCCCCGTCAACCAGTTCCTCGGCGCGCTCGGCGTCACCGACCCGCCCGGCTGGACGACCAGCACCACCTGGTCCATGCCCGCCGTGATCCTCACCAGCGCGTGGCGGGACATGGGCTACTACATGGTGCTCTACCTGGCCGGCCTGCAGGCGATCCCCGCCGAGTACCAGGAGGCGGCGCGGGTCGACGGCGCGAACCGCTGGCAGCGCTTCGTCCACGTGACCCTGCCCTGCCTGCGCCCCACCACGTTCTTCGTGCTGGTCATGCTGACCATCCAGAGCTTCAAGGTGCTCGACCTGATCGTGGTGATGACCGACGGCGGCCCCGGCCGCAGCACCCTGGTGCTGGCGCAGCTGGTCTACCGGGTCGGCATCCGGGAGGGCGAGTTCGGCTACTCGTCGGCGATCTCCCTGCTGCTGTTCGCACTGGTCCTCGTAGTCACCGCCGCCCAGTTCCGCCTCAACCAGCGGAGGCACACCCCGTGA
- a CDS encoding ABC transporter substrate-binding protein, protein MIPNRRAGSRARRWAGLAAALSLAVTGCGPGATADPNTLTVSVWNLASTPEFQALFDAFEQANPGVTVKPVDIVAADYPEKVTTMLAGGDRTDVITMKNVTDYARHSSRGQLQDVTDLVEPLKSQGLRGLEAFESDGRYFAAPYRQDFWVLYYNKTLFQQAGVPAPEDWTWAEYADAAKRLTTGSGGDKTFGAYHHVWRSVVQAIAAAQNDGDQLSGDYGFFTEQYTTALRMQAEGSVLDYGTATTQQADYRSTFEKAKAAMLPMGTWYTSSIVKAKREGDSRVDWGIAPLPQRAKGGEVTTFGSPTAFAANRNADNSDLAREFVAFAAGEEGAKAITKVGVVPALRSEALTDAYFQLDGMAKDELSTAAFRPDHVALEMPVSKRSSAVDSILKEEHELIMVGEKSVADGIRDMGERVRTEAPE, encoded by the coding sequence ATGATTCCGAACCGCCGCGCCGGGTCGCGGGCACGACGCTGGGCGGGGCTGGCCGCCGCCCTCTCCCTGGCGGTCACCGGCTGCGGCCCCGGCGCCACCGCCGACCCGAACACGCTCACCGTGTCGGTGTGGAACCTGGCCAGCACCCCGGAGTTCCAGGCCCTGTTCGACGCCTTCGAGCAGGCCAACCCCGGCGTGACGGTCAAGCCGGTGGACATCGTCGCCGCCGACTACCCGGAGAAGGTCACCACCATGCTCGCGGGCGGCGACCGCACCGACGTGATCACCATGAAGAACGTCACCGACTACGCCCGCCACTCCAGCCGGGGCCAGCTCCAGGACGTCACCGACCTCGTGGAGCCGCTGAAGTCCCAGGGCCTGCGAGGACTTGAGGCGTTCGAGTCCGACGGCAGGTACTTCGCCGCCCCGTACCGCCAGGACTTCTGGGTGCTGTACTACAACAAGACCCTGTTCCAGCAGGCAGGCGTCCCCGCGCCGGAGGACTGGACCTGGGCCGAGTACGCCGACGCGGCGAAGAGGCTCACCACCGGCAGCGGCGGCGACAAGACCTTCGGCGCCTACCACCACGTGTGGCGCTCGGTGGTCCAGGCCATTGCCGCGGCCCAGAACGACGGCGACCAGCTGAGCGGCGACTACGGCTTCTTCACCGAGCAGTACACCACCGCGCTGCGGATGCAGGCCGAGGGCTCGGTCCTGGACTACGGCACCGCCACCACCCAGCAGGCCGACTACCGCAGCACGTTCGAGAAGGCCAAGGCCGCCATGCTGCCGATGGGCACCTGGTACACCTCCAGCATCGTCAAGGCCAAGCGGGAGGGCGACTCCCGGGTCGACTGGGGCATCGCCCCGCTGCCCCAGCGCGCGAAGGGCGGCGAGGTCACCACCTTCGGCTCCCCCACCGCGTTCGCCGCGAACCGCAACGCCGACAACAGCGATCTGGCCCGCGAGTTCGTCGCCTTCGCGGCGGGCGAGGAGGGCGCGAAGGCCATCACCAAGGTCGGCGTCGTGCCCGCCCTGCGCAGCGAAGCCCTGACGGACGCCTACTTCCAGCTCGACGGCATGGCGAAGGACGAGCTGTCCACCGCCGCGTTCCGCCCCGACCACGTCGCACTCGAGATGCCGGTGAGCAAGCGCAGCTCCGCCGTCGACTCCATCCTCAAGGAGGAGCACGAGCTGATCATGGTCGGTGAGAAGTCCGTCGCCGACGGCATCCGCGACATGGGCGAGCGCGTGCGCACCGAGGCCCCCGAGTAG